One genomic segment of Methanothermobacter wolfeii includes these proteins:
- a CDS encoding CDC48 family AAA ATPase, with protein MTEKELKLKVAEALAQQDVGRGIARVDPACMEKLGLNDGDIIEIEGKKVTAATVVSSQSDIGLGIIRIDGYLRKNAGASIGEEVTVRRTDVKDAQKVVLAPVDQEIIIRGDIRSAFLNRVLVKGDIIVSGIRQQISGGGLFDEFFRDFMDLSPLGEIKLAVVSTSPAGVVKVTPSTQVEMQSKPVDVSKLEGVKNLVDVTYEDIGGLKEEVKKVREMIEIPLKRPELFERLGITPPKGVLMHGPPGTGKTLLAKAVVNESDAHFIAINGPEIMSKYVGGSEERLREFFQEAEENAPSIIFIDEIDAIAPKREEVSGEVERRIVAQLLTLMDGLKTRGQVVVIGATNRPDALDPALRRPGRFDREIEIGVPDRDERKEILQIHTRGMPLADDVDLDELAEITHGFVGADLESLCKEAAMRVLRRVLPEIKADEEIPKEVLKKMIVTKADFKDALKEIQPSALREVLVQVPNISWDDIGGLEDAKQELQEAVEWPLKYPEKFKKFGIKPPKGVLLHGSPGTGKTLLAKAVANESQANFIAVKGPELLSKWVGESEKGVREVFRKARQTAPTVIFFDEIDSIASTRSGMSADSGVTQRVVNQLLTEIDGLEELQDVAVIAATNRPDILDPALLRPGRFDRHVKVEDPDKEARLAIFRVHTKDMPLADDVDLEKLAEMTEGYVGADIEAVCREAAMLTLRENMEADEISMKYFKEAMNKIKPRGGTEEQVQYH; from the coding sequence ATGACCGAAAAGGAACTTAAATTAAAAGTTGCGGAGGCCCTTGCCCAGCAGGACGTGGGGAGAGGAATAGCCAGGGTGGACCCGGCATGCATGGAAAAACTGGGTCTTAACGACGGCGACATCATAGAGATCGAGGGCAAAAAGGTAACCGCTGCAACGGTTGTATCATCACAGTCCGACATAGGACTTGGCATAATAAGGATAGACGGATACCTCCGTAAGAATGCCGGGGCATCCATAGGTGAAGAGGTAACAGTCAGAAGGACTGATGTAAAGGACGCCCAGAAGGTGGTCCTTGCACCGGTGGACCAGGAAATCATCATAAGAGGAGACATAAGATCAGCGTTCCTCAACAGGGTCCTTGTAAAGGGCGACATAATAGTATCAGGAATAAGACAGCAGATATCAGGTGGAGGGCTCTTCGATGAATTCTTCAGGGACTTCATGGACCTCTCACCCCTCGGTGAAATCAAACTGGCAGTTGTATCAACAAGCCCCGCTGGAGTTGTGAAGGTAACCCCATCAACCCAGGTGGAGATGCAGTCAAAGCCGGTTGACGTCAGCAAACTGGAGGGAGTCAAGAACCTTGTGGACGTAACCTACGAGGACATCGGAGGACTCAAGGAGGAAGTTAAAAAGGTCAGGGAAATGATAGAAATACCCTTGAAGAGACCCGAACTCTTTGAAAGGCTCGGCATAACCCCCCCAAAGGGTGTTCTCATGCACGGTCCGCCAGGTACAGGTAAGACACTCCTTGCAAAAGCTGTCGTCAACGAGAGCGACGCGCACTTCATAGCCATCAACGGACCGGAGATCATGAGCAAATACGTTGGTGGATCAGAGGAAAGACTCAGGGAATTCTTCCAGGAAGCAGAGGAAAATGCTCCTTCAATAATATTCATAGATGAAATAGATGCAATAGCCCCGAAGAGGGAAGAGGTCAGTGGTGAAGTTGAAAGGAGAATCGTTGCCCAGCTCCTCACCCTCATGGACGGGCTTAAAACAAGGGGACAGGTTGTTGTAATAGGTGCAACAAACCGGCCAGACGCCCTTGACCCTGCCCTCAGAAGACCTGGCAGGTTTGACCGTGAAATTGAAATAGGAGTCCCTGACAGGGATGAGAGGAAGGAGATCCTCCAGATCCACACGCGTGGAATGCCCCTCGCAGATGACGTTGACCTGGATGAACTCGCAGAGATAACCCACGGATTCGTCGGTGCCGACCTCGAATCACTCTGCAAGGAGGCCGCCATGAGGGTCCTCAGGAGGGTGCTTCCTGAAATAAAGGCCGATGAGGAGATACCCAAGGAGGTCCTCAAGAAGATGATAGTCACAAAGGCCGACTTCAAGGACGCCCTCAAGGAGATACAGCCCTCAGCCCTGAGGGAGGTCCTGGTGCAGGTCCCGAACATATCATGGGATGACATCGGAGGACTTGAAGATGCCAAACAGGAACTGCAGGAAGCGGTTGAATGGCCCCTTAAGTACCCTGAAAAGTTCAAGAAATTCGGAATCAAACCACCGAAGGGTGTGCTGCTCCATGGTTCACCGGGTACCGGTAAGACACTCCTTGCAAAGGCAGTGGCAAATGAAAGCCAGGCCAACTTCATAGCAGTCAAGGGGCCAGAGCTTCTCTCAAAATGGGTCGGTGAATCAGAGAAGGGTGTTCGTGAGGTCTTCAGAAAGGCCAGACAGACAGCACCAACAGTAATATTCTTTGATGAGATCGACTCAATCGCATCAACAAGGAGCGGTATGAGCGCAGACTCAGGTGTGACCCAGAGGGTTGTTAACCAGCTCCTGACAGAGATTGATGGCCTTGAAGAACTCCAGGACGTTGCAGTCATAGCAGCAACCAACAGACCAGACATCCTTGACCCGGCCCTCCTGAGGCCCGGAAGATTCGACAGACACGTCAAGGTTGAAGACCCTGACAAGGAGGCAAGGCTAGCCATATTCAGGGTCCACACAAAGGACATGCCACTTGCAGATGACGTTGACCTTGAAAAACTCGCAGAGATGACAGAAGGCTACGTTGGTGCAGACATTGAGGCTGTCTGCAGAGAGGCAGCCATGCTGACACTCCGTGAAAACATGGAGGCCGATGAGATCTCAATGAAGTACTTCAAGGAAGCCATGAACAAGATAAAACCAAGGGGTGGTACTGAAGAACAGGTCCAGTACCACTAA